A single region of the Amphiprion ocellaris isolate individual 3 ecotype Okinawa chromosome 4, ASM2253959v1, whole genome shotgun sequence genome encodes:
- the sumo2a gene encoding small ubiquitin like modifier 2a: MADEKPKEGVKTENNEHINLKVAGQDGSVVQFKIKRHTPLSKLMKAYCERQGLSMRQIRFRFDGQPINETDTPSQLEMEDEDTIDVFQQQTGGCPL, encoded by the exons ATGGCAGACGAGAAGCCCAAG gAGGGAGTGAAGACGGAGAACAATGAGCACATCAACCTGAAGGTGGCAGGACAGGATGGCTCAGTGGTGCAGTTCAAGATCAAAAGGCACACTCCTCTCAGCAAACTGATGAAAGCTTATTGTGAACGGCAG GGGCTGTCGATGAGGCAAATACGATTTCGATTTGACGGTCAGCCCATCAATGAAACAGATACACCTTCACAG CTCGAAATGGAGGACGAAGATACAATTGATGTGTTCCAACAGCAAACTGGAGGCTGTCCTCTTTAA
- the jpt1a gene encoding jupiter microtubule associated homolog 1a: protein MTTTTTFQGMEPGAKNSSRVLRPPGGGSNISLGADEEKPPVRKNKMASSVFAEPEDPYANRRNNPPGGKPTGVLCGEPSAPLRRGGNHTTNHSGDAPATDGENSVRDHEISAAEPEAAPEPQQEEAPQAEEAAAGLASGRRNPPGGKSSLILG, encoded by the exons atgacgACAACCACGACATTTCAAGGGATGGAGCCCGGTGCTAAAAACAGTTCCAG GGTTTTACGCCCTCCTGGTGGTGGCTCCAACATTTCACTTGGTGCAGATGAGGAGAAGCCTCCTGTCCGAAAAAACAAGATGGCCTCCAGTGTTTTCGCTGAGCCAGAAGACCCCTATGCTAATCGAAGGAACAACCCACCAG GTGGGAAGCCCACAGGTGTGCTGTGTGGTGAGCCGTCAGCCCccctgaggagaggaggaaaccACACCACCAATCACTCTGGAGATGCCCCTGCCACA GATGGAGAAAACTCTGTACGCGATCATG AAATCAGTGCTGCTGAGCCTGAAGCAGCTCCAGAGCCGCAGCAGGAGGAGGCCCCTCAGGCCgaggaagctgctgcaggtcTAGCGTCCGGCCGCCGAAATCCCCCAGGGGGCAAATCCAGCCTCATCCTGGGTTGA
- the zgc:174863 gene encoding uncharacterized protein zgc:174863 isoform X1, whose product MASSGIFFFTLIAVWVAAGNAKNPFVKVECNTENIGEHGHQSLLECAVKTTKEVVGAVIRVVTWTKEGVDDPLLVFNRGELRREPGYRFAEPSWDENNMNISLLIARTAVADDGDYTCMVITDSGDDNILIRLKVKATYRDPTIRSIPEKISEDADNDLICNADGGYPKGQLRWFDENNVEWTRSAEMDVRQTDNGLFQLSSKLTLLKGSRFSKYTCVVFNATGGKGGSTTFEIPPTSRGQGQDIEGTGLSSKIAAPVIVIGSLIVGLLLALLIYRRRSQMARRPSAAPLMGDQQRGRAVEFDAEKGRLQNMESEQCEDSQP is encoded by the exons ATGGCCTCCAGTGGAATCTTCTTCTTTACTCTCATTGCCGTCTGGGTTGCTGCAGGAAATGCAAAGAATC CTTTTGTAAAAGTAGaatgcaacacagaaaacattggAGAACATGGCCATCAGTCACTGCTGGAGTGTGctgtcaaaaccacaaaagaagTAGTAGGTGCAGTAATCCGGGTTGTAACTTGGACGAAAGAGGGAGTTGATGATCCCTTGCTGGTTTTTAACAGAGGGGAATTGCGCCGGGAGCCAGGCTATAGATTTGCTGAACCATCCTGGGATGAGAACAACATGAACATATCCCTGCTCATTGCCAGAACTGCGGTGGCAGACGATGGAGATTATACATGCATGGTGATCACAGACAGCGGCGATGACAACATCCTCATTAGGCTCAAAGTCAAAG CCACATACAGAGACCCAACTATACGCTCCATTCCTGAGAAAATATCCGAAGATGCAGATAACGACCTGATTTGTAACGCTGATGGTGGCTACCCAAAAGGTCAGCTTCGCTGGTTTGACGAAAACAATGTGGAGTGGACAAGGAGTGCAGAAATGGacgtgagacagacagacaatggCCTGTTTCAGCTCTCAAGCAAGCTGACTTTGCTGAAAGGATCCCGTTTCTCCAAGTATACCTGTGTCGTGTTCAATGCCACTGGAGGCAAAGGGGGTTCGACCACATTTGAAATACCACCGACTTCTCGAG gGCAGGGACAGGACATCGAAGGGACTGGTCTCTCCTCCAAAATAGCCGCTCCTGTGATTGTCATTGGATCGCTGATCGTGGGATTGCTGTTGGCATTGCTGATTTATAGAAGGCGATCTCAAA TGGCCCGGAGGCCCTCTGCTGCACCCCTTATGG GTGACCAACAACGGGGTCGTGCAGTCGAATTTGATGCTGAGAAAG GTCGTCTTCAGAATATGGAATCTGAACAATGTGAAGACAGCCAGCCCTGA
- the zgc:174863 gene encoding uncharacterized protein zgc:174863 isoform X2 encodes MASSGIFFFTLIAVWVAAGNAKNPFVKVECNTENIGEHGHQSLLECAVKTTKEVVGAVIRVVTWTKEGVDDPLLVFNRGELRREPGYRFAEPSWDENNMNISLLIARTAVADDGDYTCMVITDSGDDNILIRLKVKATYRDPTIRSIPEKISEDADNDLICNADGGYPKGQLRWFDENNVEWTRSAEMDVRQTDNGLFQLSSKLTLLKGSRFSKYTCVVFNATGGKGGSTTFEIPPTSRGQGQDIEGTGLSSKIAAPVIVIGSLIVGLLLALLIYRRRSQSDQQRGRAVEFDAEKGRLQNMESEQCEDSQP; translated from the exons ATGGCCTCCAGTGGAATCTTCTTCTTTACTCTCATTGCCGTCTGGGTTGCTGCAGGAAATGCAAAGAATC CTTTTGTAAAAGTAGaatgcaacacagaaaacattggAGAACATGGCCATCAGTCACTGCTGGAGTGTGctgtcaaaaccacaaaagaagTAGTAGGTGCAGTAATCCGGGTTGTAACTTGGACGAAAGAGGGAGTTGATGATCCCTTGCTGGTTTTTAACAGAGGGGAATTGCGCCGGGAGCCAGGCTATAGATTTGCTGAACCATCCTGGGATGAGAACAACATGAACATATCCCTGCTCATTGCCAGAACTGCGGTGGCAGACGATGGAGATTATACATGCATGGTGATCACAGACAGCGGCGATGACAACATCCTCATTAGGCTCAAAGTCAAAG CCACATACAGAGACCCAACTATACGCTCCATTCCTGAGAAAATATCCGAAGATGCAGATAACGACCTGATTTGTAACGCTGATGGTGGCTACCCAAAAGGTCAGCTTCGCTGGTTTGACGAAAACAATGTGGAGTGGACAAGGAGTGCAGAAATGGacgtgagacagacagacaatggCCTGTTTCAGCTCTCAAGCAAGCTGACTTTGCTGAAAGGATCCCGTTTCTCCAAGTATACCTGTGTCGTGTTCAATGCCACTGGAGGCAAAGGGGGTTCGACCACATTTGAAATACCACCGACTTCTCGAG gGCAGGGACAGGACATCGAAGGGACTGGTCTCTCCTCCAAAATAGCCGCTCCTGTGATTGTCATTGGATCGCTGATCGTGGGATTGCTGTTGGCATTGCTGATTTATAGAAGGCGATCTCAAA GTGACCAACAACGGGGTCGTGCAGTCGAATTTGATGCTGAGAAAG GTCGTCTTCAGAATATGGAATCTGAACAATGTGAAGACAGCCAGCCCTGA
- the LOC111582202 gene encoding uncharacterized protein LOC111582202 encodes MILLCWCIMLLCLSVNSESVIMCKDPGGNVTLKCSSEKCPPLITGYVAMYLYHERTGQEEVLYYSKGFRSPDNVAPRQRYNGRIQTTGSFMSHSITISNLTVDDTGLYSCVYAKEVKYQVKCDVYAVIVTGAASCSTTAEEKSPPLVLIITAVCITAAISMLVTLIFILVIWLTVQQCRRSRRIARNIQSLSHDYVYEVMTKNGFHPDAAQEDSSPYEFLACQTSSSRGLV; translated from the exons ATGATACTCCTCTGCTGGTGCATAATGttgctctgtctttctgtcaatTCAG AGAGCGTCATAATGTGCAAAGATCCTGGCGGGAACGTCACTTTGAAGTGTTCTTCTGAAAAATGCCCCCCACTCATTACTGGATATGTTGCCATGTATCTGTATCATGAACGTACTGGACAAGAAGAAGTGCTTTACTATAGCAAAGGATTCAGATCACCTGACAATGTAGCACCACGGCAAAGATACAACGGCAGGATTCAGACAACAGGATCTTTTATGAGCCACAGCATCACCATCAGCAACCTGACTGTAGACGACACTGGACTCTACAGCTGTGTCTACGCAAAAGAAGTCAAGTATCAAGTAAAATGCGACGTCTATGCAGTTATTGTGACAG GAGCAGCATCATGCTCGACCACTGCTGAGGAGAAAAGTCCACCACTGGTGTTGATCATCACTGCCGTCTGTATCACTGCTGCCATCAGCATGTTGGTGACTCTGATCTTCATCCTTGTAATTTGGCTGACG GTGCAGCAGTGCAGACGCAGCAGAAGAATAGCAAGAAACATTCAGTCGCTCTCCCATGACTATGTTTATGAAGTTATGACCAAGAACGGCTTCCATCCTGATGCAGCTCAAGAGGATTCATCACCGTATGAATTCTTGGCTTGTCAGACATCTTCTTCCAGAGggttggtttaa